The following proteins are encoded in a genomic region of Arcobacter cloacae:
- a CDS encoding site-2 protease family protein: MFAQEQKVILPKIRDDLKLLETSVAEDGSKRWLLFDPIQNKYFNIGIDAFDLISNWQSDIELEEFIKILEQKDYEIDTESLQTFVDFLINNNLIVCEDLKYTNRMKNIQKQSKQNIFKWLIHNYLFIRIPLVKPDYWLEKNKKKVDFLYSNLWQNIVLFLGFIGIVFVLRDWENFISTFMYLFSKEGFFYYFLSLVFVKSLHELGHAFTAKRLGCKVPTMGVAFLVLFPVLYTDTTNAWKLKSKYQRLKIVVAGIKVELYLALIATFLWSFAPEGIFKSILFIIATTSWISSLLINISPFLRFDGYYALSDMTDSKNLQPRSFAMARWFIRKNILGLDEQKPESLTKKKENFFIIYAILTWIYRFFLFLGIALLVYYFAFKVLGIILFLVEIIWFILLPVYKELKIWWTKRQNVSLNKRNISSLAFVFVFLLLIFIPWNSSIKMPAIIETQNYFEFYPAEDAYIEKIYFSNAQLVKKDDLLLKIKSPMIEHKIEQVLKELEQIKLEINKQAGFKENLNRRFVLEESLLKKENELEGLEKVKEKFEVRASFDGKIYFTNSFKQNQWISKKEPVFVLYDNLNYKIVGFCNENDFKLLKQNSEAKFIFSSGDVKDINTKITTISKVSIPYLEFPELSSDFGGDIATRQDLNKQIKTEQAYYKILVNLEEENLNLTTRKQGVLVTSGETASIFSKIFKKVASVLIRESEF, translated from the coding sequence ATGTTTGCACAAGAACAAAAAGTAATATTACCAAAAATAAGAGATGATTTAAAACTATTAGAGACTTCTGTTGCGGAAGATGGTTCTAAAAGGTGGCTTTTATTTGATCCTATTCAAAATAAATATTTCAATATAGGAATTGATGCTTTTGATTTGATTTCAAACTGGCAAAGTGATATTGAACTTGAAGAGTTTATAAAAATCCTAGAACAAAAAGATTATGAAATAGATACGGAATCTCTTCAAACTTTTGTGGATTTTTTGATAAATAATAACTTGATAGTTTGTGAAGATTTAAAATATACAAATAGAATGAAAAATATTCAAAAACAATCTAAACAAAATATTTTTAAATGGTTAATTCATAACTATTTATTTATTAGAATTCCTTTAGTAAAACCAGATTATTGGCTTGAAAAAAACAAAAAAAAAGTGGATTTTTTATACTCTAATCTTTGGCAAAATATTGTTTTATTTTTAGGATTTATTGGTATTGTTTTTGTATTAAGAGATTGGGAAAATTTTATCTCTACTTTTATGTATCTCTTTTCTAAAGAGGGATTTTTTTACTATTTTTTATCATTGGTTTTTGTAAAAAGTTTGCATGAATTAGGTCATGCTTTTACTGCAAAAAGGCTTGGCTGTAAAGTTCCAACTATGGGAGTTGCATTTTTAGTTTTGTTTCCTGTTTTATATACAGATACCACAAATGCATGGAAATTAAAATCAAAATATCAAAGATTAAAAATTGTTGTTGCTGGAATAAAAGTTGAGTTATATCTTGCTTTGATTGCTACTTTTTTATGGTCTTTTGCCCCTGAGGGAATTTTTAAAAGTATTTTATTTATTATTGCAACTACAAGTTGGATTAGTTCACTTTTGATTAATATTAGTCCATTTTTACGATTTGACGGCTATTATGCCTTGTCTGATATGACCGATAGCAAAAATTTACAACCTCGTTCTTTTGCTATGGCTAGATGGTTTATTAGAAAAAATATTTTAGGTTTGGATGAACAAAAACCTGAATCTCTTACAAAGAAAAAAGAGAATTTTTTTATTATTTATGCAATATTAACTTGGATTTATAGATTTTTCTTATTTTTAGGAATTGCTTTATTAGTTTACTATTTTGCTTTTAAAGTTTTAGGAATTATTCTATTTTTAGTAGAGATTATTTGGTTTATTCTACTTCCTGTTTATAAAGAGTTGAAAATTTGGTGGACTAAAAGGCAAAATGTGAGTTTAAATAAAAGAAATATTAGTTCTTTAGCTTTTGTATTTGTTTTTTTATTACTTATTTTTATACCTTGGAATAGTAGTATTAAAATGCCAGCGATTATCGAAACACAAAACTATTTTGAGTTTTATCCTGCAGAAGATGCTTATATAGAAAAGATTTATTTTTCAAATGCACAATTAGTTAAAAAAGATGATTTACTTTTAAAAATAAAATCTCCTATGATTGAACATAAAATAGAGCAGGTTTTAAAAGAGTTAGAACAAATAAAGCTTGAAATAAATAAACAAGCAGGATTTAAAGAGAACTTAAATAGAAGATTTGTTTTAGAAGAGAGTTTACTAAAAAAAGAGAATGAACTTGAGGGATTAGAAAAAGTAAAAGAAAAATTTGAAGTAAGAGCCTCTTTTGATGGAAAAATCTATTTTACAAATAGCTTTAAACAAAATCAATGGATTAGTAAAAAAGAGCCAGTATTTGTTTTGTATGATAATTTGAATTATAAAATTGTTGGTTTTTGTAATGAAAATGATTTTAAATTATTAAAACAAAATAGCGAAGCAAAATTTATTTTTAGTTCAGGTGATGTAAAAGATATAAATACAAAAATCACAACTATTTCAAAGGTTTCTATACCATATTTAGAGTTTCCTGAATTATCTTCTGATTTTGGTGGAGATATTGCTACAAGACAAGATTTAAATAAGCAAATAAAAACAGAACAAGCTTATTATAAAATTTTGGTAAATCTTGAAGAAGAAAATTTAAACTTAACAACAAGAAAACAAGGGGTTTTGGTAACAAGTGGAGAGACAGCTTCAATTTTTTCTAAAATATTTAAAAAAGTAGCTTCTGTTTTAATAAGAGAGAGTGAATTTTAA
- a CDS encoding efflux RND transporter periplasmic adaptor subunit produces MESNISKLLQLEHNCRNCENIKELYFQIVNETRNIVPYSQGVLLTTDLKGKYKVVGISDISVVDSTSPYVQWIENVVEDLNANPKSKDIFVVEAKNDLKEVNYKSLFEFAPSNILFIPLNTTKENSDINYVFLLFRENGWLENDILMLKHLSSSLAYFLFAMRNCGFFQTLKKISFKNRYFKIAFILIIALMFLPVRLSVLAPLEVDAKNPYVVTSPLNGVIEEVKIFPNDKIEKEQLIVQFDDVDFKNNYLVAKRTLDVTNAELFSTKQSSFLDPKQKSQISQLENQVKLKEAELNFAKEQLDKTKIYAKEEGIAIINNPNDWKGKPVNTGERIFLIANPNSIELKIMLPVSDAIFLEENAIVKAFFDNDPTNSWKAKVKYISYKPELTEQNVLSYKIIAQFDDINENGYIPSIGLRGTAKIYSKQVSLFFYLFRKPITATRQWIGW; encoded by the coding sequence TTGGAATCAAACATCTCAAAACTTCTACAGTTAGAACATAACTGTAGAAATTGTGAAAATATAAAAGAGTTATATTTTCAGATTGTAAATGAAACAAGAAATATAGTTCCTTATTCTCAAGGAGTTTTATTAACAACAGATTTAAAAGGTAAATACAAAGTTGTAGGAATATCTGATATTTCAGTTGTTGATTCGACTTCTCCTTATGTTCAATGGATTGAAAATGTAGTTGAAGATTTAAATGCAAATCCTAAATCAAAAGATATTTTTGTAGTTGAAGCTAAAAATGATTTAAAAGAGGTAAATTATAAATCTCTTTTTGAATTTGCACCCTCAAATATTTTATTTATTCCTTTAAATACAACAAAAGAAAATAGTGATATTAACTATGTTTTTTTACTTTTTAGAGAAAACGGTTGGCTTGAAAATGATATTTTGATGTTAAAACATCTCTCTTCTTCTTTAGCATATTTTTTGTTTGCTATGAGAAATTGTGGTTTTTTTCAAACTCTAAAAAAAATCTCTTTTAAAAATAGATATTTTAAAATTGCCTTTATTTTAATCATTGCTTTGATGTTTTTACCTGTTAGATTATCAGTTTTAGCTCCCCTTGAAGTGGATGCAAAAAATCCTTATGTTGTAACTTCTCCTTTAAATGGTGTAATTGAAGAGGTGAAGATTTTTCCAAATGATAAAATAGAAAAAGAACAACTAATAGTTCAATTTGATGATGTGGATTTTAAGAATAACTATTTAGTAGCAAAACGAACTTTAGATGTTACAAATGCAGAACTTTTTAGTACAAAACAGAGTAGTTTTTTAGACCCAAAACAAAAAAGCCAAATTTCTCAACTTGAAAATCAAGTAAAACTAAAAGAGGCTGAGTTAAATTTTGCAAAAGAGCAATTAGATAAAACAAAAATCTATGCAAAAGAAGAAGGAATAGCAATAATAAATAATCCAAATGATTGGAAAGGAAAACCAGTTAATACAGGAGAGAGAATATTTTTAATAGCAAATCCAAATAGTATAGAACTTAAAATCATGCTTCCTGTTAGTGATGCTATTTTTTTAGAAGAAAATGCAATAGTTAAAGCTTTTTTTGATAATGACCCAACAAACTCTTGGAAAGCAAAAGTTAAATATATTTCATACAAACCTGAACTTACAGAGCAAAATGTTTTATCATATAAAATTATTGCCCAGTTTGATGATATAAATGAAAATGGTTATATTCCATCTATTGGACTTAGAGGAACAGCAAAAATTTACTCAAAACAAGTAAGTTTGTTTTTTTATCTATTTAGAAAACCAATCACTGCTACTAGACAATGGATAGGTTGGTAA